The genomic stretch TCATGATCACGTTCGGTATCCTCATCGCCAACCTTGTCAACTATGGCGTCAGGGAGATTGAGGACCAGTCCGCTTCGTGGAGGATTGTCATTGGGCTGGGCATCGCCTTTTCCTTGCCCCTCGGTCTAGGTATCTTGTTGGTTCCCGAATCCCCAAGATGGCTTGCTGCCAGATCCAGGTGGGATGAAGCTCGTCTGTCACTGGCGCGTCTTCGTGGCATGAAGAACGaccctcaacaccagcttgtcgaggacgatatggtggagatgaagggAATTCTTGAAAAGGAGCGTGCTGTTGGCGTCGGGTCCTGGGCCGAGTGTTTTGTGCCAAAGCCCAATGGTGTGCCCAAGCAGGTGTACCGTACGATTCTCGGCATCTCGCTCCATTTCCTTCAGCAGTGGACCGGCGTCAACTACTTCTTCTATTATGGCGCCACCATCTTCGAGTCGGCCGGCATTGAAGATCCAATCCAAACACAGCTCATTTTGGGCGCCGTCAATGTGGCCTGCACCTTTTATGGCCTATATGTCGTCGAAAAGTACGGTCGTCGGTGGCCTCTGCTCATCGGCGCCATTTGGCAGGCGGCGTGGCTCGCTGTGTTTGCCTCGATGGGCACTGTGTTGGATCCCGAGAACAACCGGACTTCAGGTATCCTCATGATCGTGTCGGCCGCCATGTTTATTGCCTCCTTCGCTGTCACGTGGGGGCCGATCTGCTGGGTCGTCATCGGTGAAACCTTCCCTCTGCGCACCCGTGCCAAGCAGGCCTCCTTGGCCACTGCTGGCAACTGGCTTGGAAATTGTGAGTACTCGGCCTCCTTACCAAAGACACGATGCTGACATTGTTCTCAGTTATGATCTCCTTCCTCACGCCCCTTGCAACCGATGGCATTGGGTATGCCTACGGTTTTGTGTTTGTCGCCACCAACATCGCGGGCGCACTGCTGGTTTACTTCTTCCTCTACGAGTCGGTCAGTCTCAGTCTGGAGAACGTCGACACGATGTACGGCCAACCCGATCTGAAGCCCTGGACGTCCAAGAAGTGGATGCCCCCCGGATATGTCACACGCATGAATAGAGACGAAGACTTCTTCCACGACGACCGGGCTCAGCATGCAAGCGGAGTTGATGATTTGGATGACCGGACCACCGCTGTACCAAGCGGCAGGCCTAGCcgggtggttgatgaagaaaagaaggccgACGGCGTCAACGGGCTGGGAGCCACAGAGTCGAGGGAAGAAAGGGTCAACCGGGCGGTGTGAAGGTTTTGAGGGGTGTGTAAAAGGATTGTTTTCTTGGGGCCGTATGCAGAGTGGAGTTTGGGAGCGCTTGGAGTACCCCATGTTTTTGTTTCGGTTTATTCTTTGGCGGCATGAGCTATGAACTATGaagcatgatgatgattctGACCATTTGAGCACTTTTCCGTGTAAGTTGTGAAGATTGACGGGTAACGGGCGGCCGGAGGAGGAATGGATGGGATGATTCCGTGACACCGGTTTGGACTGTTGGCATGACACAAGAATAATGCCAAGACAAGATTCATTTCTGCTGAGAGCCGCCCTGCCGGAGAAGGGAGCCGCCTCTGACGTTTCCAGGCTCCGCGGGGGTCATGGGCAATTATTGGAGATGAGGGCCTCCGGGGAATTCTGAGTAGACTTTGGAAGAAAGCGTTGTCAACAAGAAATTCGAACATCTCGAACATCTATCAAGTAAACCTTTGAAGCCGCCCTGACACACCGCTGGTGGCGAGCCAGTTCATCCCGCCAGGAAGGCACTTATTGATGGACATGCCGGCGAGCGCTTGGCTTGAGCCCACGACCGCCAGAACGGAATGCGCTTGACGCGaagtctttttttcttccggGGAGAAATGGCGGCTTCCGtccaaaaaaagaagcgaCAACATGTAGCAAGAGCCGAGTGACACCCGCCAATGCCTACACATGTGCGATGCTGCACAGTGTTGACACGTGCTCCTGCCACTTCAACGCAATTCCACTCCACAGATGCCACAATAGGTATAAGAACGCCCTCGTCAGACCGTCCGGGACGAGCCAATCCCTTGATACATCAGCTGCCTCGAACATGATACGCTCTTTTCTGTTGGTGGCCGCTGTGGcctcggcggcttcggcCCGTGTGATGGATAGTCTTGCAGCTGTCCCGAGGGGGTGGGAATCAGTGCGTCCAGCGTTGCCAGAAGAGACGGTATCTCTTCGCATTGCCCTCAAACAGCAGCGAGCTGAAGCCCTGGAACAAGCCGTCCTCGATATCTCGACTCCCGGACATCCCAAATACGGCAGACACCTAACCCGCGATGAGCTCAGGTCCTACACAACTCCCTCCCGGTTAGCCACTCTCGCCGTCACCCGTTGGCTCGAGGATCACAACATCCAGACTGCGGTTGCCGACAATGACTGGGTTACCTTCAGCACCACGGTCGAAAACGCCAGCCATCTTCTCAAGACGGATTTTGCCTGGTATCGGAACGTCGAGAACAACATCGAGCTCAAGCTGCGGACACTTGCCTACTCGGTGCCAGATGAGGTGGCACCACACATTGATCTGGTGCAGCCCACCACTCGGTTCGGCCAGCCTGTTGCCAAACGGTCCA from Podospora pseudopauciseta strain CBS 411.78 chromosome 3, whole genome shotgun sequence encodes the following:
- the HXT5_1 gene encoding hexose transporter hxt5 (EggNog:ENOG503NU51; COG:P), with product MLGKKSIRVNGADCGVEALILGAITSIGGFLFGYDTGQISGMLLFRDFKDRFGQVDTPEGRDFQPIIQSLLVSLMSIGTLLGALSASYTADWWGRRKSLTFGVGVFIIGNIIQITAMNHWVHMMMGRFVAGLGVGNLSVGVPMFQSECSPREIRGAVVASYQLMITFGILIANLVNYGVREIEDQSASWRIVIGLGIAFSLPLGLGILLVPESPRWLAARSRWDEARLSLARLRGMKNDPQHQLVEDDMVEMKGILEKERAVGVGSWAECFVPKPNGVPKQVYRTILGISLHFLQQWTGVNYFFYYGATIFESAGIEDPIQTQLILGAVNVACTFYGLYVVEKYGRRWPLLIGAIWQAAWLAVFASMGTVLDPENNRTSGILMIVSAAMFIASFAVTWGPICWVVIGETFPLRTRAKQASLATAGNWLGNFMISFLTPLATDGIGYAYGFVFVATNIAGALLVYFFLYESVSLSLENVDTMYGQPDLKPWTSKKWMPPGYVTRMNRDEDFFHDDRAQHASGVDDLDDRTTAVPSGRPSRVVDEEKKADGVNGLGATESREERVNRAV